In Pangasianodon hypophthalmus isolate fPanHyp1 chromosome 5, fPanHyp1.pri, whole genome shotgun sequence, the DNA window CATGAGGGGCTGAATAACCCAACCAAAGCACAGTGTTTAGGTATCATGGTACCACATAGGCACTTCGGCAGTTACATCTCggccaaaaaaataataaaatgaaacacagcagcggcttgtgaccatagattttgttGGGTAGgacattaataatgatataGCCAACTGTGATAGCCTTGACTTCATTTCGTTTGAGTCTATTGCAGTTGATTTATGCTGTAGGCTATTATctagtgaatttaaaaaataaccctGTAATAGACAGTTGacagcatacagtcatccagcatacagtctagcagcctGTTTTGAGCAGTTTTAGAAGTACCATTCTTCAGCTGCAGGTGTGtttcctgtcacacacacagtggctaATATAATTAACCCAACGCTACATcttaaaaaccacacaaaagatcTGAAACTAGCACACTGGAAAAGGGAGAACCACATTTTGACAATCCCCCtttcccaatctttgcaatacgTCTTAGactagaaatggttctgtacatcatataTACACTGTCTACACTTACACTAGCTTTTGTTTGCAGAAAGTCTGAGAAGATTTTAAATTAGCCCAatttgttgttcctcttttggctgctcccgttaggggtcgccaccgCAGACTGTTGGTCGGCGTATTTGATTTTGGCACAGTTTTCACACTGGATGCCCTTTCTGACGCAactctccccaattttatccgggcttgggactggcacttaAATTAGCCCAAtctaatatatattaaaaaaaaaaaaaaaaaaaaaaaaaagatccaggTCCAGGTCGTTAACTGTTCTGTCCACTGCTCTTCCCCCAAGAATGGGGCAGCATGACTCTTGCCACAATAGGCCTCTAGTGATTGTTGCCATTGCcgtttttgaccactaggtgtatTGTTGCCCCATGAttgcacaacatctagaaaTGTGAGGAAATCAATGGAACATTGGCATATATCTCAAATAGCGGATatcttccttttttaaattattggtCACTCAAAAAAGGTTATTACtatttcaatggaatttaaaatgtataaagttGTGAATGGGGACTtaatgaagattaacatttgttgaacggCAGATATATGATAGGGATCCGTTCCACCTGCCCCTAATGGATGAGCTGCCATTGATAAAATACAAGGCAGAGCTTTAATGAACATTAGTTGGCAGTGATGTTAGTCCCTATATTCAGTTGCTTTTCCTGAGTTTCATATGCTgcactataataaatatattggAAATAAGGCCTGCCAATCTCTGGTTCTCTCCTACTTTCTCTATATTAACACATAAATGGACAAATGAACTGACATAATATGAGAAATTATGCACCTGCTGGGAAATAGAGGGTAGGAGGATTTAGCTCTGCAGAGCTTTTCTGTAAGAGCCACAAAAGAACATACTAATATTACTGAACATATACTTGGAGGGAAAAATTCCCAGAAATTCATAATATCATGCTTGTGTTCCTACCAAGTAGGAACACGGCGCTAGTCATTGCTAACCAATATGTAACCACAGTCTTAAAAATGCAAGTAATGCTAAAATTTATCAGCATGACCTGCCTATTGAAAGTCATACATTTTGAGCTGTAAGATTTACTTATttagaaatgaataaagaataCAGTATTGTGCATTTGTTTGTGGAGTGCTCATGATGAGCTTTAAGGCTTGCTGCTGCGCCATCATGGCTGTGCCCCATTAGTTGAATACATTCCTGACCCAAGGCTTTGATGCAGACGCTACAGAACAGTACTGATTGTATCCAAGTCTTTGCTAATCTGGGAACTGCTTGGCAGAGACTTGAGATACTCCAAGTGCCTGCGGGCGTCCTCTTGGTTGTGCCGCACGTAGTATATGACATAAGCAATCACCATGGTGAACCAGCCGAACATGGTGACAAACATGGCCACGTCTGTCGTCTTGTGATGAACATTGCAGAAGTTGATGCCAGAGTCCAGGACCTGAATGACGGGCTTGCTGGCATACTCATCCTGCACAGCTGTATGGCAGCTCACCTCGCTGGCGGTCTCAGGGTCGAGTTCTAATTCACGCAGCACCTCCTGTAGCGTGCATTCACAGTGCCACGGGTTGTTGGCCAGGCCAATCTTGGCATGGAGCCGTGCAAAGGCCTCCTTGGGTACTCCACGCAGGCGGTTGTGGGACAGATTAAGCATACGCAGGGTCTCCGAGATGCCCTGAAAAGCGCTACCGTCCACACTGTCAATGGCATTGCGTGACAAATCAAGCTCCTGCAGGCGAGGGAGGTGTTTAAAAGCCTGGCCAGGGATCTTAGTGATGTGATTGGAGGAGAGCAGCAGAGCGACGGTGTCATGCGGTAGATCGGATGGGATGGTCTCAAGGTTGCGGGAAGAACACTGAACCACCACCAGGCCATTCCTATCTGTGCACAAGCAGCTCTTGGGGCATGCGGATGCCGTGGTGCACAAAAAAAGCACTGTAAAATGCAATCTCAGCACAAGGGAATGCACTGAGAGGAAGAAATGCTTCCCGGATGCAGAAATGCCCACAGGGAAACTCATGGTTTCCGCCACACTAGAGTTCAAGGGCGGTCATTATTAATCCATGTGAAGCATGAGGAGCATTCCCAAAGT includes these proteins:
- the lrrc3 gene encoding leucine-rich repeat-containing protein 3 codes for the protein MSFPVGISASGKHFFLSVHSLVLRLHFTVLFLCTTASACPKSCLCTDRNGLVVVQCSSRNLETIPSDLPHDTVALLLSSNHITKIPGQAFKHLPRLQELDLSRNAIDSVDGSAFQGISETLRMLNLSHNRLRGVPKEAFARLHAKIGLANNPWHCECTLQEVLRELELDPETASEVSCHTAVQDEYASKPVIQVLDSGINFCNVHHKTTDVAMFVTMFGWFTMVIAYVIYYVRHNQEDARRHLEYLKSLPSSSQISKDLDTISTVL